In Synergistota bacterium, the sequence GTTTTGATGAAAGTCCCACTTCCTCCACCTGCTTCTATTTGTTTGATTGTTTCTTTGCCTTCTCTCTCAAGGAGATCCAAGATTACGACCGAAGCCCCTAATCGAGAAAAAAGAAGGGCGGTAACGCGCCCTATGCCTCTACCGCCCCCCGTTATTAATGCAACCTTATCTGAAAAGCTTATCATCTTATCTCAGCTCCTCTTTCTACTAAACCTAAATAGGGGAAATTCCGTTTCCTCGTCGAGTTCTCTCCTTCTCTCTATATCTGGAAGTTCCCTTATAACTAACTCTATGGTGGCTAAGACAGGATTTCCTCCTTTTACTATGTGCCCTGCATGAATCTTCCTTCTCTCATCTGAAACTATCCCATGGAGATGGACAACCACTTCTCCTCTACCATCCTTCCCTATAATTCCGTTTCCGCAAAGGAATTCTAAGGGCCCCTCAACCGATACCGGTTCACAATATCTGGTTTTGAGCTTTTTAGTTTCGTCCTTCACAGCGTACACGAAAGTAAACTTTCTCAAGCTTCCAAGCATTACATCTATACTACCACTTTCCAAGCCATGTTTTTTGCATATCTTAAGGACTCCTTCTATGAGATCAGTTCCGGGAAGGATTCTCCCCACAATAAGTCTTCCGCCCTTGCATTCAACGGAAGAGGTTCTAACCTCCTCCTTCATGAGCTTTCTCCTCCCTTTTAATCTCACTCCTTACTTAAAGGTTACGTTCGGGAACCAAGTTACTATCTGTGGGAAAATTATACAGAGTGCTAATCCTATCGCTTGCAGGCTTACGAAAGATAGAACCCCCTTATAGATATCTTTTGTAGTTACTTCTGGAGGTGCTACCCCCTTCAGGAAAAATATGGCATAAGCAAACGGTGGGGTTAAGAATGACATCTGAAGATTAACCGCTATGAGCACTGCAAAGTAGAGAGGATCGAAACCTAATTTTGTAGCTATGGGCATAAATACTGGTATGACTATGTAAAGAATGCCAATCCAGTCTATAAACATTCCGAGAATGAATATGACGAACATCATTAGAGCCAATATTCCCCACTTTCCAAAGCCAGTTGCCATAAGAAGTGATTCAACCAGTGCTCCACCTCTCATAAACAAAAACACCGATGTAAACATCCCTGCTCCGACTATAACGAAGAAAACCATGGAGGTTATTTTAAGGGTTTCATATACCGCATCCCTTAAGGTTTTCCAATTTAGCTTTTTATAAGAAAGAGCTATAATCGCTGCGCCAAGGGCTCCCACCGCGGAAGCCTCCGTAGGAGAAGCAATTCCAAGCAGTATCGATCCGAGAACCGCTATGAGTAGCCCTAAAACCGGTATCATATAAATCATGGTTTGTATTATCAGCGTTTTTTTATCCTTTGCTCTTTCCTCTTCACTTATAGCTGGAGCTACTTCCGGCTTGAGCCAAGATACGATAAGTATATAGGCTATATACAATCCGGATAATAGCAGGCCGGGAAATATGGCACCTGCGAATAGCTTAGCCACGGAGAGACTACACATAGGTCCCATCATTACCAGCATGACGCTTGGTGGTATAAGGATACCGAGCGTTCCACCAGCGCAGACAACGCCCGAAGCGAGACTCTTGCTGTAGTTTCTCTTCAACATTGCGGGAAAAGCTATGAGTGCCATTGTCGTTACAGATGCGGCTATTATGCCCGTGCACGCAGCAAACAGAGTGCTTATTATCACGGCGGTGAGGGCAAGCCCTCCACGCAGGGGACCAAAAAGCTGGAACATCGTGTTGAAAAGCTTTTCCGCCGCCTCGCTCTTCTCAAGAATGATTCCCATAAATATAAATAGCGGTACTGCTATCAAGACCTCATTCTGCATTACCCCGTAAGTTCTGTGTATGAAGAGATTAAACATGGCGGGTCCTCTGTAAAGGTATCCAAATAGGATTGCAAGGAACATTAAAGCGAAAGCGAGCCTTACCCCGCTTATAACCAGCGCTATAAGGAGAACCATTGCTATTAAGGCTATTGCCTCAGTTCCCATTGCTTAAGACCTCCCTTGAGCGAGCTTTTTAATAGTTTTTACGAGTTCTACTATCCCCTGAAGGAAGAGGAGCAGAAATCCCGCAGGGATCATGGTTTTTACCGGACCTGAGGGAAATCCCCAGGTTGTGGTGGAGAGCTTTTCCCCTATACTCCAAGCATACATTGCGTATTCTAATCCCTTCCAGAAGAGGATCGCCATAATGGGTAAGAACATAACGGCGAAAAAAATGAGTTCCCATACCAGTCTTACTTTCTCGGGGAGGGCGTTAAATACGAGATCTATTCTAACATGCTTTTTTTCCTGAAGGGTATAACCTCCCCCAAGTAAGAACATGGCGCTGA encodes:
- a CDS encoding DNA-binding protein, with the protein product MKEEVRTSSVECKGGRLIVGRILPGTDLIEGVLKICKKHGLESGSIDVMLGSLRKFTFVYAVKDETKKLKTRYCEPVSVEGPLEFLCGNGIIGKDGRGEVVVHLHGIVSDERRKIHAGHIVKGGNPVLATIELVIRELPDIERRRELDEETEFPLFRFSRKRS
- a CDS encoding TRAP transporter large permease subunit — protein: MGTEAIALIAMVLLIALVISGVRLAFALMFLAILFGYLYRGPAMFNLFIHRTYGVMQNEVLIAVPLFIFMGIILEKSEAAEKLFNTMFQLFGPLRGGLALTAVIISTLFAACTGIIAASVTTMALIAFPAMLKRNYSKSLASGVVCAGGTLGILIPPSVMLVMMGPMCSLSVAKLFAGAIFPGLLLSGLYIAYILIVSWLKPEVAPAISEEERAKDKKTLIIQTMIYMIPVLGLLIAVLGSILLGIASPTEASAVGALGAAIIALSYKKLNWKTLRDAVYETLKITSMVFFVIVGAGMFTSVFLFMRGGALVESLLMATGFGKWGILALMMFVIFILGMFIDWIGILYIVIPVFMPIATKLGFDPLYFAVLIAVNLQMSFLTPPFAYAIFFLKGVAPPEVTTKDIYKGVLSFVSLQAIGLALCIIFPQIVTWFPNVTFK
- a CDS encoding SDR family NAD(P)-dependent oxidoreductase — encoded protein: MISFSDKVALITGGGRGIGRVTALLFSRLGASVVILDLLEREGKETIKQIEAGGGSGTFIKT
- a CDS encoding TRAP transporter small permease subunit, coding for MKFLALIEKIVRICGKGGAWLVIPLNAVVVYEVFIRYVLNSPTDWVYDTAWMLFSAMFLLGGGYTLQEKKHVRIDLVFNALPEKVRLVWELIFFAVMFLPIMAILFWKGLEYAMYAWSIGEKLSTTTWGFPSGPVKTMIPAGFLLLFLQGIVELVKTIKKLAQGRS